Proteins co-encoded in one Nonlabens agnitus genomic window:
- the gldA gene encoding gliding motility-associated ABC transporter ATP-binding subunit GldA, translating into MSIEVSNITKTYGSQKALDDVSFSIKSGEIVGFLGPNGAGKSTMMRILTTYLNADEGTATVNGKNVTTESRAVQSSIGYLPENNPLYPDMYVKEYLAFSASIYKVSNASQRIEAVILETGLESHKNKKIQELSKGYKQRVGLANALLHEPKVLILDEPTTGLDPNQLVEIRSLIRKVSQNTTILLSTHIMQEVEAMCDRVIIINKGQIVADDYLKNLKSDEIQVIDVEFDYRVEPELLQRIPLVREVKELHGFNYRLRFETKKDQRSGVFDFAHDNELKILSLNKKNKNLEAMFQELTGE; encoded by the coding sequence ATGTCTATTGAAGTTTCCAACATCACAAAAACATACGGCAGCCAAAAGGCGCTGGATGACGTTTCATTCTCCATTAAATCTGGAGAGATCGTTGGCTTTTTGGGGCCCAATGGTGCTGGAAAATCTACCATGATGCGTATTCTAACGACTTATCTTAATGCCGATGAAGGCACCGCGACAGTCAATGGAAAAAATGTAACGACTGAATCCAGAGCGGTACAAAGTTCCATAGGCTACCTGCCAGAGAACAACCCGCTATATCCAGATATGTATGTGAAGGAATACCTCGCATTTAGCGCTAGTATTTATAAGGTTTCAAACGCTTCCCAGCGCATTGAAGCCGTGATTCTGGAAACGGGTCTGGAATCCCATAAGAACAAAAAGATCCAAGAGCTTTCCAAAGGTTACAAACAACGTGTTGGTCTGGCCAATGCCTTGCTGCACGAGCCCAAGGTCTTGATCCTTGATGAACCTACCACAGGTCTGGATCCAAATCAACTGGTAGAGATACGCAGTCTGATACGCAAGGTATCCCAAAACACGACCATCCTACTTTCCACGCATATTATGCAAGAAGTTGAGGCTATGTGTGATCGAGTGATCATCATCAATAAAGGACAAATCGTCGCCGATGATTATCTAAAGAATCTCAAAAGCGATGAGATCCAGGTAATCGATGTTGAGTTTGACTATCGCGTCGAGCCTGAATTGTTACAGCGTATTCCTCTCGTACGCGAAGTCAAAGAACTTCACGGCTTCAATTACCGGTTGCGTTTTGAAACCAAAAAAGACCAGCGCAGCGGCGTTTTTGACTTTGCCCATGACAATGAGTTAAAGATTTTGTCTTTAAATAAAAAGAATAAGAATCTCGAGGCGATGTTTCAGGAGTTGACGGGTGAATAA
- a CDS encoding prephenate dehydratase produces the protein MKVAIQGVKGSYHHQVADLLYGEVELLECSTFDQLSRAVAQGDVDKGVMAIGNSIAGSILPNYTLISENGLNITAECYLDIDHQLMALKGQSLDDIVEVQSHPMALLQCKPFFRDYPEIKLVETDDTAAAAYRIQRDGKKGIAAIASSIAATIYDLDIIASDIQEIKNNATRFVVVEKEQEDQQEPNKATINFVSSHEAGSLARILTIFGAQRINLTKIQSIPIVDKPFLFSFVADLEFEALDQFTKARQQIQPYIKELTVLGIYKSATL, from the coding sequence ATGAAGGTTGCAATACAAGGTGTAAAGGGATCGTACCACCATCAAGTGGCAGATCTATTGTATGGAGAGGTTGAGCTGCTGGAGTGCAGCACCTTTGACCAATTGAGTCGTGCCGTGGCTCAAGGCGATGTGGATAAAGGCGTCATGGCCATAGGCAATTCCATCGCTGGTAGCATCTTGCCTAATTATACACTAATTAGTGAAAATGGGCTGAACATTACTGCAGAGTGCTATCTGGATATTGACCACCAACTCATGGCTCTCAAGGGTCAATCACTGGATGACATTGTCGAGGTGCAATCGCATCCCATGGCCTTGTTGCAATGCAAGCCATTTTTCAGAGACTATCCTGAAATAAAACTCGTAGAAACTGATGATACCGCGGCAGCGGCCTACCGTATACAGCGTGATGGTAAAAAAGGTATTGCAGCCATAGCGTCCAGCATCGCAGCGACCATCTATGATTTGGACATTATTGCCAGTGACATTCAAGAAATCAAAAACAACGCTACCAGATTTGTAGTGGTAGAAAAGGAACAAGAGGATCAACAGGAACCCAACAAGGCGACCATCAACTTTGTGAGCAGTCACGAGGCTGGATCGCTGGCGCGTATATTGACGATTTTTGGCGCACAGCGCATCAACCTTACTAAAATTCAATCCATTCCAATTGTGGATAAGCCTTTCCTATTCTCTTTTGTGGCAGACCTAGAATTTGAGGCATTAGATCAATTTACTAAAGCAAGACAGCAAATCCAGCCCTACATAAAAGAGTTGACGGTCTTAGGAATCTATAAAAGCGCTACATTATGA
- the rsgA gene encoding ribosome small subunit-dependent GTPase A, giving the protein MTGIVYRSTGSWYEVKGTDGAFYSCRIKGKFRLKGIKSTNPVAVGDQVDFEIEKKGDEEIGIINVIHERENYIVRKSVNLSKQTHIIAANVDQVFLLVTLNNPPTFTSFIDRFLVTAEAYHIPAVLVFNKIDTYNDDQDQVAIDPETGEEMLTMTELDEVRYLMHLYKSIGYDCIAISAETGKNIDQVKDKMQEKTSMFAGHSGAGKSTLANAVEPGLDLKTKKISDQHQQGQHTTTFAEMFDLSFGARLIDTPGIKGFGVVDMEKEEIGGYFPEIASRQQDCKFHNCLHIEEPKCAVKEAVENDEIHLSRYESYVQIVNGDEDNYRTDKHAVQ; this is encoded by the coding sequence ATGACGGGAATCGTTTACAGGTCGACCGGTAGTTGGTACGAGGTAAAAGGAACTGATGGCGCTTTTTATTCTTGTAGAATCAAGGGTAAATTCCGCTTAAAGGGAATCAAGAGTACCAATCCTGTTGCTGTAGGTGATCAAGTTGATTTTGAGATCGAAAAAAAAGGTGATGAAGAAATAGGCATCATCAACGTGATTCATGAGCGCGAGAATTACATCGTCCGTAAATCAGTAAACCTTTCTAAGCAAACGCACATCATCGCGGCAAATGTCGATCAGGTTTTTCTTTTGGTGACCTTAAATAATCCGCCAACATTTACCTCGTTCATTGATCGATTTTTAGTCACGGCAGAGGCGTATCATATTCCGGCAGTGTTGGTATTCAACAAGATTGATACCTATAATGACGATCAGGATCAAGTTGCCATCGATCCAGAAACGGGTGAAGAGATGCTCACGATGACAGAGCTTGATGAGGTACGCTACCTCATGCATCTCTATAAATCCATAGGATACGATTGCATCGCCATAAGTGCAGAAACCGGTAAGAACATAGATCAGGTCAAAGATAAAATGCAGGAAAAAACCAGCATGTTTGCCGGCCATAGTGGTGCTGGAAAAAGTACGTTAGCAAACGCAGTCGAACCTGGACTGGACTTAAAAACCAAAAAGATTTCTGACCAGCACCAGCAAGGACAACATACGACGACATTTGCCGAGATGTTTGACCTAAGTTTTGGCGCTCGTCTGATCGACACGCCTGGAATCAAAGGTTTTGGGGTTGTGGATATGGAAAAAGAAGAAATAGGTGGCTATTTTCCAGAGATCGCATCGCGTCAACAAGACTGTAAGTTTCATAACTGCCTGCATATAGAAGAGCCTAAATGCGCCGTCAAAGAAGCTGTCGAGAATGATGAAATCCACCTAAGTCGCTATGAAAGTTATGTCCAGATCGTCAATGGCGATGAGGATAATTACCGCACTGATAAACACGCCGTTCAATGA
- a CDS encoding type II toxin-antitoxin system VapC family toxin, which yields MKYFLDTNILIDLVTMRAPFGKVAAQLFETAKKEKWELFSSAISITTTHYILSRSLDNRSATEVIGKILDLLTIVPADSSMLRRAVSHPISDYEDAVQFECAASIKGVDGFITRNKKDFKHASIPVFAPEEVLF from the coding sequence ATGAAATATTTCCTTGACACCAACATACTAATCGATCTTGTGACTATGAGAGCGCCATTTGGAAAGGTTGCTGCTCAATTATTTGAAACCGCAAAAAAGGAAAAGTGGGAGCTATTTTCCTCTGCGATTAGTATCACGACAACACACTATATCTTGTCTAGATCATTGGACAATAGATCTGCTACAGAGGTTATTGGAAAAATTCTAGATCTGTTGACCATTGTTCCCGCAGATTCTTCCATGTTACGTAGAGCGGTTTCTCATCCAATTAGCGATTACGAAGACGCTGTACAATTTGAATGCGCCGCATCCATAAAAGGCGTCGATGGCTTCATTACCAGAAACAAAAAGGATTTTAAACACGCCAGCATTCCAGTCTTTGCGCCAGAAGAGGTTTTGTTTTAG
- a CDS encoding pyridoxal phosphate-dependent aminotransferase — MIATAKRLDSVQEYYFATKLREVRALMNEGKPIINAGIGSPDLLPPDHVIPALIEALQDDKAHGYQSYLGLPELRQSMADFYQSYYHVQLNPETEIIPLMGSKEGILHISLAFLNPGDQVLIPDPGYPTYASATKLCEAQAVTYNLTAANHWMPDFEALEKLDLSRVKLMWTNYPNMPTGAAGNLDVFERLVAFARKHNILLVNDNPYSCVGYEKKISIHQVEGSLDCALELNSISKTFNMAGWRVGMLTGNAEVLKEVLKVKTNMDSGMFYGVQKGAIAALKTDAQWLAHQDEIYTQRRELTLQVAHALKLKPEPQTGGLFVWCKLPDGMHDDKEFVDDVLHNKHIFITPGSIFGKNGAGYVRFSLCVKEEEIATMLERVSKKENA; from the coding sequence ATGATAGCAACAGCAAAAAGACTTGATAGCGTTCAAGAATATTACTTCGCCACAAAATTACGCGAGGTACGCGCATTGATGAATGAAGGCAAACCTATTATCAATGCAGGTATAGGCAGCCCAGACTTGCTGCCTCCAGATCATGTGATCCCAGCATTAATAGAAGCATTGCAGGATGACAAGGCGCATGGATACCAAAGTTACCTCGGCTTGCCAGAATTGCGCCAGTCGATGGCAGATTTTTATCAGTCGTACTACCATGTTCAGCTTAACCCAGAGACAGAGATCATACCCTTGATGGGAAGTAAAGAAGGTATTTTGCATATATCACTAGCATTTTTAAATCCAGGCGATCAGGTCTTGATTCCAGATCCTGGTTACCCAACCTACGCCAGTGCAACAAAGTTGTGCGAGGCGCAAGCGGTCACCTACAATTTAACGGCAGCAAACCACTGGATGCCAGATTTTGAAGCACTTGAAAAACTTGACCTTTCCAGAGTCAAACTCATGTGGACCAATTATCCCAACATGCCTACTGGAGCCGCAGGAAATCTTGACGTATTTGAGCGATTAGTGGCTTTTGCGCGTAAGCATAACATTTTATTGGTGAATGACAATCCGTACAGTTGTGTAGGTTATGAAAAAAAGATCAGCATCCATCAAGTAGAAGGATCACTGGATTGTGCGCTGGAGCTTAATTCCATCAGTAAAACCTTCAACATGGCTGGCTGGCGTGTTGGGATGTTGACAGGAAATGCAGAAGTATTGAAAGAAGTTCTTAAAGTCAAGACCAATATGGACAGCGGTATGTTCTACGGTGTGCAAAAGGGCGCCATCGCAGCCTTAAAAACAGATGCACAGTGGCTGGCGCATCAAGATGAAATCTATACCCAAAGAAGAGAATTGACACTACAAGTTGCACATGCTCTCAAACTAAAACCAGAACCGCAAACTGGTGGTTTATTTGTATGGTGCAAGTTACCAGACGGCATGCATGACGATAAGGAGTTTGTGGATGATGTGTTACATAACAAGCACATCTTCATTACACCAGGAAGCATTTTTGGTAAGAATGGTGCTGGCTACGTTCGGTTTTCTCTTTGTGTTAAAGAAGAGGAAATAGCTACGATGCTTGAAAGGGTATCTAAAAAAGAGAATGCATGA
- a CDS encoding DUF6364 family protein — MKKKLTLSIDEAVIQKAKDYAQGTDRSLSELIESTLQRILNGSTINEPDTSYRTQNRKSKNKSGEWKLPEFLRGIAGVAPLDIDYVKDRDMIREERYSKQ; from the coding sequence ATGAAAAAGAAACTCACATTAAGTATCGACGAAGCTGTAATTCAAAAGGCAAAGGATTATGCTCAAGGAACGGATCGTAGCTTATCTGAATTGATAGAAAGTACCCTTCAAAGGATATTGAATGGCTCAACTATAAACGAACCTGATACATCATACAGAACTCAAAACCGAAAATCGAAAAATAAAAGTGGTGAATGGAAATTACCAGAGTTTCTCCGTGGAATTGCTGGTGTCGCTCCTTTGGATATTGATTATGTGAAAGATCGTGATATGATTAGAGAAGAGCGTTATTCAAAGCAATAG
- a CDS encoding bifunctional 3-deoxy-7-phosphoheptulonate synthase/chorismate mutase type II yields the protein MENKIEYRNWLDAHQLNHPLVIAGPCSAETEEQVLKIAHELKESDTTYLRAGIWKPRTRPGNFEGVGAIGLKWLQKAKKETGLLTATEVANKAHVDLALEHDIDLLWIGARSTVSPFIVQEIADALEGTDKVVLVKNPVNPDLALWIGALERLYTANIKNLGVIHRGFSTYDKSKYRNNPEWQIAVDFQTKYPDIPLICDPSHITGKRDMILEVSQTALDLNYDGLMIETHIDPDNAWSDAAQQVTPSSLIQITKDLKIRKEMDDEAGYQAKLGQLRAQIDVIDNALIETLGKRMKTADSIGELKKSRNVAVLQSKRWNEILGKMILEGEGHGLSEEFILKVFKAIHQESINHQEKIVNISK from the coding sequence ATGGAAAATAAGATAGAGTACAGAAACTGGCTGGACGCCCATCAATTGAACCATCCGCTAGTGATCGCGGGACCTTGTAGTGCAGAAACTGAAGAACAAGTCCTTAAGATCGCCCATGAATTGAAGGAAAGCGATACTACATATTTACGTGCAGGAATCTGGAAACCTAGAACACGACCAGGAAACTTTGAAGGAGTAGGCGCCATAGGATTGAAGTGGCTTCAAAAAGCCAAAAAGGAAACCGGACTGCTTACTGCAACCGAGGTAGCCAACAAAGCCCACGTGGATCTTGCTCTAGAACACGATATCGATCTTCTATGGATAGGTGCACGATCTACCGTGAGTCCCTTTATTGTTCAGGAAATTGCAGATGCATTGGAAGGAACTGATAAAGTGGTTTTAGTAAAGAATCCAGTGAATCCAGATCTAGCTTTATGGATTGGAGCTTTGGAGCGATTATATACTGCAAACATCAAAAATCTAGGTGTGATACATAGAGGTTTCTCCACCTATGATAAATCAAAGTACCGTAACAATCCAGAATGGCAAATTGCTGTGGATTTCCAAACGAAATACCCAGACATACCGCTTATCTGTGACCCATCACACATTACGGGAAAACGTGATATGATCCTGGAAGTATCCCAAACCGCACTTGACCTTAACTATGACGGTTTGATGATCGAGACGCACATCGATCCAGACAATGCATGGAGTGATGCCGCACAGCAAGTAACACCATCGAGTTTGATCCAGATCACCAAGGATTTGAAAATACGTAAAGAGATGGACGATGAGGCTGGATATCAAGCAAAATTGGGTCAGTTGCGCGCACAGATTGATGTAATTGACAATGCCCTAATCGAGACGTTGGGCAAGCGTATGAAAACGGCAGACTCTATAGGTGAATTAAAAAAATCCAGAAACGTAGCCGTTTTACAATCCAAAAGATGGAACGAGATTCTAGGAAAAATGATCCTGGAAGGTGAAGGTCATGGTTTAAGTGAGGAATTCATTCTTAAGGTTTTCAAAGCGATACACCAGGAATCCATCAATCACCAAGAGAAGATTGTAAACATTTCAAAATAA
- a CDS encoding TonB-dependent receptor: MQSGVIISIENEIVPSATVIAKGINTNDFKFASADLDGKYQLQLTPSIDYVVTVRSIGYITISDTVNLLQDRRKNYILEKSTESLDSILVKARAPILQRGDTTAYRVEYFLTGNERKARDILEKIPGVEVDGRGNVKVNGEDVTTLMVDGKVFFSGDEKLGVNNIPSDVIDEIEIVQNYDPIPFMKNLRDSEQIALNIKLKEDKRNFFFGEIGVGGGYENIYRSHANLFYYSKKLGLNFISGVSNDGQRVFTLQDYIDFEGGQSLLLNDAKAYFALQNSSFGRYLNREDFTQNRNIVGAFNAVSEVNPRSTFTAYSVWLDDQSQFKSVANRFYPQQQLDEVLIDNSEVDALLGLTKLKWQYRKTIKNYWDFTGLLRTAFSNSNDGILSQISNREDRFTNSNSDLSDYSIDLKATHNAQWSDKSFIKWESEVKAGKNDDATLYNFNQPVFSSLLDFSGDPNDLLLDQNRNSENFKIGSSFDYFWNYGRRSQINARVNIDHTLEDYNTLDQELLSDGTQVSFQNSGFNNDLEYKLTAYGAGLNHTFKNEMHNLTFGFMLNRYDYSSQNLDQPLQQTTATKLLPAIDYEVSLLGGKKISFNYETSVSLPNSTALANRFRLTGYNRIFRGNPELDERYNHNTRLFYSAGGRNKGYLFTGSASINASNGSIQASRDFDSIDQITTYIFLREPNSAVSLNVSYLHLEPNWRFGLNPNFRISSSSDLINDDIVSLDVLNYGYKLSAVSSYKKFVNLNASFRQQFNSYDGFNTNRFLNTSFDINLSHDIGDNWIVESDFSQTYFKNLTTGVSRQFGLMDISGQYKPPSSSWIFNLNLKNVFNVDSRSNSSVSDFIISQTDTFILPFRASFEVSYTL; this comes from the coding sequence GTGCAGTCTGGCGTAATCATTTCCATTGAAAATGAAATTGTTCCTTCAGCAACGGTTATTGCCAAAGGAATAAATACTAACGATTTCAAGTTTGCCAGTGCAGACCTTGATGGAAAGTATCAATTGCAACTTACGCCATCGATAGATTATGTAGTAACCGTAAGGTCTATTGGTTATATAACAATTAGCGACACGGTAAATCTGTTACAGGACAGAAGAAAAAATTACATCTTAGAAAAAAGTACTGAATCCCTTGATAGCATTCTAGTAAAAGCGCGTGCGCCAATTCTTCAAAGAGGCGATACAACTGCTTATCGCGTTGAATATTTCTTAACTGGAAATGAACGCAAAGCAAGAGATATTCTAGAAAAGATTCCTGGCGTTGAGGTTGATGGTCGTGGCAATGTAAAAGTAAATGGTGAAGATGTGACTACATTGATGGTGGATGGAAAGGTGTTTTTCTCTGGTGATGAAAAACTGGGCGTTAACAATATTCCCAGCGATGTTATTGATGAGATAGAGATTGTCCAAAACTATGACCCTATTCCTTTCATGAAAAATTTGCGAGATAGCGAGCAGATCGCGCTTAATATCAAATTGAAGGAAGATAAGCGCAACTTCTTTTTTGGTGAGATAGGTGTTGGCGGTGGTTACGAGAATATTTATAGGTCGCATGCAAACCTGTTTTACTATTCTAAAAAGCTAGGCCTCAATTTTATTTCAGGTGTCAGCAATGATGGGCAGCGTGTCTTTACCTTACAGGATTATATTGATTTTGAGGGTGGCCAATCACTGCTATTGAATGATGCAAAAGCCTATTTTGCGCTTCAAAATTCAAGTTTTGGTCGGTACCTTAATCGAGAGGATTTCACTCAAAACAGAAATATAGTCGGCGCATTTAACGCGGTTAGTGAAGTGAATCCGCGATCTACATTTACTGCCTACTCCGTTTGGTTGGATGATCAATCACAATTCAAATCAGTTGCGAATAGATTTTATCCACAGCAACAGTTGGATGAAGTTTTGATAGATAATAGTGAAGTAGATGCTTTATTGGGATTGACAAAATTAAAATGGCAGTACCGCAAGACCATCAAGAATTATTGGGATTTTACGGGCCTGCTGCGTACCGCATTTTCTAACTCAAACGATGGTATACTTTCCCAGATATCCAATCGCGAGGATCGATTTACAAATAGTAATAGCGACTTGTCAGATTACTCCATTGACCTCAAAGCGACACACAATGCGCAATGGTCTGATAAATCTTTTATTAAATGGGAAAGTGAGGTAAAGGCAGGTAAAAATGATGACGCTACACTTTACAATTTCAATCAGCCTGTCTTCTCTAGCTTACTAGATTTCTCGGGAGATCCAAATGACCTATTGCTGGATCAGAATAGGAATTCAGAGAATTTTAAGATAGGCTCAAGCTTTGATTATTTCTGGAATTATGGTCGTAGGAGCCAGATTAATGCACGCGTTAATATAGATCATACACTTGAAGATTATAACACCTTGGATCAAGAACTCTTAAGCGATGGCACGCAAGTTTCCTTTCAAAATAGCGGTTTTAATAATGACCTTGAGTACAAACTAACTGCTTATGGTGCTGGACTGAACCATACGTTTAAGAATGAGATGCATAATTTGACTTTTGGGTTTATGCTTAATCGCTATGATTATTCGTCACAAAATCTAGATCAACCATTACAACAGACGACTGCAACAAAATTACTGCCTGCAATTGATTATGAAGTATCACTACTGGGTGGTAAAAAAATAAGCTTTAATTATGAAACATCCGTTTCCTTACCCAACAGTACAGCTTTGGCGAATAGATTCAGGTTGACTGGCTATAATAGAATTTTTCGAGGTAATCCAGAACTAGACGAACGGTATAATCACAATACTAGATTATTCTACAGTGCTGGTGGCCGCAATAAAGGATATCTATTTACAGGTTCAGCATCTATTAATGCTAGCAATGGATCTATACAGGCATCAAGAGATTTCGACAGCATTGATCAAATTACAACCTATATATTTTTGCGAGAGCCTAACTCCGCCGTGAGTTTGAATGTATCTTATCTTCACTTAGAGCCTAACTGGCGTTTTGGGTTGAATCCGAACTTTAGAATCTCATCGAGCAGCGACTTGATCAACGATGACATAGTAAGCTTAGATGTTCTTAATTATGGATATAAACTTAGTGCGGTTTCTTCCTATAAAAAGTTTGTAAATCTCAACGCCTCGTTTCGGCAGCAGTTTAATTCATACGACGGATTTAATACTAATAGATTTTTAAATACAAGTTTTGATATAAACCTAAGTCATGACATTGGAGATAACTGGATCGTTGAATCAGATTTTTCGCAAACCTATTTTAAGAATCTCACTACAGGTGTTAGTCGTCAATTCGGATTAATGGATATATCTGGTCAATACAAACCACCTAGCAGTTCTTGGATTTTTAATTTGAACCTCAAGAATGTCTTTAATGTTGATTCAAGAAGTAATTCAAGTGTTTCGGATTTTATCATAAGTCAGAC
- the dtd gene encoding D-aminoacyl-tRNA deacylase: MRVVVQRVSNASVHSGGQSLGSINRGLLVLIGITATDTSEDIDYLVRKICGLRVFADNTGKMNLSIDEIDGDILVVSQFTLYAQTKKGNRPSYINAAKPEVAIPLYEAFVSSLSRKRNKSIPTGSFGADMQVRLVNDGPVTIIIDSQI, translated from the coding sequence ATGAGAGTAGTCGTACAGAGAGTTTCTAATGCCAGTGTACATAGTGGTGGACAAAGCCTAGGTTCCATTAACCGTGGATTGCTGGTTTTGATTGGCATCACGGCCACAGACACCAGTGAGGACATCGATTACCTGGTGCGCAAGATTTGTGGCTTACGTGTATTTGCCGACAATACTGGAAAGATGAATTTAAGTATTGATGAGATCGATGGCGATATTTTGGTCGTATCCCAATTCACTTTGTATGCACAAACTAAAAAAGGGAATCGTCCCAGTTATATCAATGCGGCAAAACCAGAGGTTGCCATACCGTTGTATGAGGCTTTTGTAAGTTCGCTTTCGCGAAAGCGAAATAAATCCATTCCCACAGGTTCCTTTGGGGCAGATATGCAAGTGAGACTGGTCAATGATGGTCCTGTCACGATAATTATTGATAGTCAGATTTGA
- a CDS encoding prephenate dehydrogenase: MKNVFLIGTGLIGGSMLLDLREHFKDAVFYGVDQNESHAKRAVENGIVDQVASIKDVVNADLVLISVPVDAALEVLPQVLDLVPEQALVMDVGSTKEAICKTVENHKNRRQFLAAHPIAGTEFSGPDAAIKSLFNDKTMIVCEVEKTAFKLQETAKQLFDLLGMRVRYMTPAAHDRHIAFVSHLSHISSFMLGKTVIQEEESERDIFDLAGSGFESTVRLAKSSPAMWTPIFAQNKKHVLDSLDGYIENLVRFRESVNTNNYKAIYDDMEQTNRIKTILKGIQNGK, translated from the coding sequence ATGAAAAACGTATTTCTCATAGGTACCGGTCTTATAGGTGGATCCATGTTGCTAGACTTGCGGGAGCATTTCAAGGATGCTGTTTTTTACGGCGTTGACCAGAATGAATCGCATGCAAAACGTGCGGTAGAAAACGGTATCGTGGATCAGGTAGCTAGTATAAAAGACGTGGTTAATGCAGACCTTGTCTTGATTTCGGTTCCTGTAGATGCAGCTCTTGAAGTATTGCCGCAGGTGCTGGATCTTGTGCCAGAACAGGCGCTGGTCATGGATGTGGGCTCTACTAAAGAAGCGATTTGCAAAACGGTAGAAAACCACAAGAATAGAAGACAGTTTCTTGCGGCACATCCCATTGCGGGAACAGAGTTTTCTGGGCCAGACGCCGCGATAAAATCCCTGTTTAATGATAAAACCATGATTGTTTGCGAGGTAGAAAAGACCGCATTCAAATTGCAGGAAACCGCGAAGCAGCTTTTTGATCTCTTGGGCATGCGGGTGCGTTATATGACGCCGGCAGCCCACGACCGTCACATTGCCTTTGTCTCGCACCTGTCACACATTTCAAGCTTTATGCTGGGAAAAACCGTGATTCAGGAAGAAGAAAGTGAGCGCGACATCTTTGATCTCGCCGGCAGCGGTTTTGAAAGTACTGTACGCCTGGCTAAAAGTTCGCCAGCGATGTGGACGCCCATTTTTGCGCAGAATAAGAAACACGTACTGGACAGTCTGGACGGATATATTGAAAATTTAGTTCGCTTTCGCGAAAGCGTAAACACCAATAACTACAAAGCCATATACGACGATATGGAACAAACCAACCGAATTAAAACGATTTTAAAAGGAATACAAAATGGAAAATAA
- a CDS encoding GLPGLI family protein produces MRFTISIIFVFSFNLLCYSQLQIEYSVKYFTKKRVDSEKNENYRNLLEPSVKVLNSSSGILNVCDNQSYFSIIPENGADLANVVLAKVLIENSSWLSSADESGNVDRRFKRLVVADYNTNKWKIGNEAKIIAGYSCLKATKKLSFTEYPNLDRDLEVWFTPDIAVDSGLRDAIGLPGLILYYNDQQWEFVASEIIEKDNCNITLPINEKISFTESNKEASKRLKDKRSRSRNNN; encoded by the coding sequence ATGAGATTTACCATTTCAATTATTTTTGTTTTTTCTTTCAATTTACTTTGTTATAGTCAATTACAAATAGAGTACTCTGTAAAATATTTTACAAAGAAAAGGGTAGATTCTGAAAAGAATGAAAATTACCGAAACTTGTTAGAACCATCAGTTAAAGTTCTAAATAGCAGTTCTGGAATTTTAAACGTTTGTGATAACCAATCCTACTTTTCTATAATACCAGAAAACGGAGCTGATTTGGCCAATGTAGTCCTAGCTAAGGTGCTTATAGAAAATAGTAGTTGGCTATCATCTGCAGACGAATCAGGTAATGTAGATCGAAGATTCAAGCGTCTAGTTGTAGCAGACTATAATACGAATAAATGGAAAATAGGCAACGAAGCTAAAATAATTGCGGGTTACAGTTGCTTGAAGGCAACTAAAAAGTTAAGCTTTACGGAATATCCAAATTTAGATAGGGATCTTGAAGTTTGGTTTACGCCAGATATCGCCGTGGATTCGGGATTAAGAGATGCTATTGGACTTCCGGGTTTAATATTATATTATAATGATCAGCAATGGGAATTTGTCGCTTCCGAAATTATTGAAAAGGATAATTGTAATATTACTCTACCAATAAATGAGAAAATCTCTTTTACAGAATCAAATAAAGAAGCAAGCAAAAGATTAAAGGATAAACGGAGCAGATCTCGAAATAATAATTAA